The Phyllostomus discolor isolate MPI-MPIP mPhyDis1 chromosome 4, mPhyDis1.pri.v3, whole genome shotgun sequence genome window below encodes:
- the LOC114495180 gene encoding LOW QUALITY PROTEIN: 40S ribosomal protein S6-like (The sequence of the model RefSeq protein was modified relative to this genomic sequence to represent the inferred CDS: substituted 1 base at 1 genomic stop codon), whose amino-acid sequence MKLNISFPATGCQKLIEVDDECKLHTFYEKCMATEVAVDALGEKWKGYVVQINGGNDQQGFPMEQGFFTHGHAHLLLNKGHSCYRPRRTGEQKQKSVQGCIVDAKSQCSQLGYCKXKGEKDIPGLTDSTMPGHLGPKRANRIHKLFNLSKKDEVHQYVVRKPLNKEGKKTRTKAPKIQCLFTPRVLQHKHRCIALKKQHTNKNKEEAAEHAKLLAKREKDAKEKCQEQIAKRCRLSSLRASISKSESSHK is encoded by the coding sequence ATGAAGCTGAACATCTCTTTCCCAGCCACAGGCTGTCAGAAACTCATTGAAGTGGATGATGAATGCAAACTTCATACTTTTTATGAGAAGTGTATGGCCACGGAAGTTGCTGTTGATGCTCTGGGTGAAAAGTGGAAGGGTTATGTAGTTCAAATCAATGGTGGGAATGACCAACAAGGTTTCCCCATGGAGCAGGGTTTCTTTACCCATGGTCATGCCCACCTGCTGCTGAACAAGGGGCATTCCTGTTACAGACCAAGGAGGACTGGagagcaaaagcaaaaatcagtTCAGGGTTGCATTGTGGATGCCAAATCTCAGTGTTCTcaacttggttattgtaaataaaaaggggagaaagatATTCCTGGTCTCACTGATAGTACTATGCCTGGTCACCTGGGGCCCAAAAGAGCTAACAGAATCCACAAACTTTTCAACCTCTCTAAAAAAGATGAGGTCCACCAATATGTTGTGAGGAAACCCCTAAACAAGGAAGGTAAGAAAACTAGAACCAAAGCACCTAAGATTCAGTGTCTTTTTACTCCACGTGTCCTGCAACACAAACATCGGTGTATTGCTCTGAAGAAGCAACATACtaacaaaaataaggaagaggCCGCTGAGCATGCTAAACTTTTGGCTAAGAGGGAGAAGGATGCCAAAGAAAAATGCCAGGAACAAATTGCCAAGAGATGTAGGCTGTCCTCTCTGAGAGCTTCTATCTCTAAGTCTGAGTCCAGCCATAAATGA